In Chaetodon trifascialis isolate fChaTrf1 chromosome 6, fChaTrf1.hap1, whole genome shotgun sequence, one DNA window encodes the following:
- the fbp1a gene encoding fructose-1,6-bisphosphatase 1a, with amino-acid sequence MSEQGPFDTNVVTVTRFVMEEGRKAKGTGELTTLLNAVCTAVKAISCAVRKAGIAHLYGIAGSTNVTGDQVKKLDILSNDLVINMIKSSFTSCVLVSEENDKAIIIEPEMRGKYIVCFDPLDGSSNIDCLVSIGTIFAIYKRATDDGQPSEKDALQPGRNLVAAGYALYGSATMMVLSTGQGVNCFMLDPSIGEFILVDRDVKIKKRGKIYSLNEGYSKYFDPAVTEYLQKKKFPQDGTEPYNARYIGSMVADVHRTLMYGGIFLYPGNVKSPSGKLRLLYEGNPMAYIMEQAGGMASTGFETILDIQPDSIHQRSPVAMGSPEDVLEYIAICKKHAKK; translated from the exons ATGTCCGAGCAAGGACCCTTCGACACTAACGTGGTCACCGTGACCCGGTTCGTCATGGAGGAGGGCAGGAAGGCCAAAGGCACCGGGGAGCTCACGACGCTGCTGAACGCTGTGTGCACGGCGGTGAAGGCCATCTCCTGCGCTGTGCGCAAGGCTGGGATCGCCCACCT GTACGGCATTGCAGGCAGCACCAACGTGACGGGTGACCAGGTGAAGAAGCTGGACATTCTGTCCAATGACCTGGTCATCAACATGATCAAGTCCTCTTTTACCTCCTGCGTGCTGGTGTCCGAGGAGAATGACAAAGCCATCATCATAGAGCCGGAAATGAGG GGCAAATACATCGTGTGCTTTGATCCTTTGGACGGCTCCTCCAACATCGACTGTCTCGTCTCCATCGGAACCATTTTTGCCATCTACAAAAGG GCCACAGATGATGGTCAACCCTCTGAGAAGGACGCCCTGCAGCCTGGCAGGAACCTTGTGGCGGCAGGCTACGCCCTCTATGGCAGCGCCACCATGATGGTGCTCTCCACCGGCCAGGGAGTCAACTGCTTCATGCTTGACCCA TCGATTGGCGAATTCATCCTGGTTGATCGGGATGTGAAGATCAAGAAGCGAGGCAAGATTTACAGCTTGAATGAGGGCTACTCGAAGTACTTTGACCCCGCTGTCACAGAGtacctgcagaagaagaagttccCTCAG GATGGCACTGAGCCCTACAATGCCCGCTACATTGGGTCCATGGTGGCAGACGTGCACCGAACGCTGATGTATGGAGGCATCTTTTTATACCCAGGGAATGTGAAGAGCCCCAGCGGGAAG CTGCGGCTGCTGTACGAAGGCAACCCCATGGCCTACATCATGGAGCAAGCAGGCGGCATGGCCTCCACCGGCTTCGAGACAATCCTGGACATCCAGCCTGACAGCATCCACCAGCGGTCTCCCGTAGCTATGGGCTCCCCCGAAGATGTGCTGGAGTACATCGCCATCTGCAAGAAACATGCAAAGAAGTGA